Within Actinoplanes sp. L3-i22, the genomic segment TGATCTCCTGGCTGGCCGGCCTCGCCGCCGCCTGGGGCCTGTTCGCGGTCGGCACCCACCTGCGGGACCGGCGCACCGGCATCATCCTGGCCGTGCTCTGGGGCGTCCTGCCGCTGGCCTGGGTGCAGGCGATGGGCTACTCGGAGACGCTGTTCACCGCGCTGGCCGCCTGGACGCTCTACGCGGTGCTCCGCCGCAACTGGCTGCTCGCCGGTCCGCTCTGCCTGCTGGCCGGCCTGACCCGGCCGACCGCCGCCGCGCTGGTCGCCGCGGTCGGCCTGGCCGCCCTGGTCGCGGTGATCCGGCGGCAGGACGGCTGGCGACCGTGGGTCGGCGGGGCGCTCGCGCCGCTGGGCTTCCTGGGGTACGTCGCCTGGGTCGGCGCCCGGCTGGGTCGGGCCGACGGCTACTTCCACGTGCAGAACGACTCGTGGAAGATGCGGTACGACGACGGGTCGTACACCCTCCGGATGCTGCACAAGCTGTTCACCGGCCCGCAGCCGCTGGCCTTCTACGTGATCACCGCGCTCCTCTGCCTGGCCGTGGTCCTGCTGCTCCTCGCGATCCCGGACGTGCCCTGGCCGCTGCTGGTCTACGCCGCGGTGATCGTGGTCCTGGCGCTGTTCGGCGACGGCTACTTCAACGCCAAGGCGCGCCTGATCCTGCCGGCCTTCCCGCTGCTGCTGCCGGTCGCCTTCGCGCTCGGCCGGGCCCGCTGGTGGACCGTCACGGTGATCCTGGGCAGCCTGGCCGGCTTCGCCGCGATCTACGCGGTCTACCTGACCACGATCTGGAAGTTCAGCCCGTAGGTCACAGCAGCAGCCCGACGCCGCCGCGCCGGGGATCGCCCGCGGCGCCGGCCTGGCCGACCGCGGTCACCCCGCCGAAGTAGTGGTTGAGGTCGGGCCACTCGACCACCTGCCAGCCGGCCGCCCGCAACGCGGCCAGTTCGGCCGGCGGGCACCCGTGCTCGGCGTGGATGGTGTCCTCCACCGCGTGGAACCGTGGCCGGGCGATCGCCTCGGCCACGCCCAGGTCGTCCACCAGCACCCCGAGCAGCGTGTCGAGCAGGGCGGTCCGGATCCGTGACGCCCCCGCCGAGCCCGCCGCCACGGTCAGCGTGCCGTCCGGCCCGATCACCACGAGCGGGCACATGTACGACGACATCCGCCGCCCCGGCACCAACTCCTCGGTGAGCAGCTCACCCTCGCCGAGCATGGAGTTCAGGTTGATGCCGAGCCCGGGCAGCCACACGCCGGCGCCCAGCCCGAGCGTCGTCGTGATCACGCAGGCGTTGCCCTCCGGGTCGACCACCGAGACGTTCGTGGTGTCGCCCAGCCGCTGCACCCCGCGGTTCCGCAGCGCGGTGGCCACCCCGGGGGCGCGGCCGGGCCGGGACAGGTCGGCCGGCAGCCCGCCGATGGTGTCCACGGTCCGGTTCAGGTCGTGCCGGGCGCAGACCCGGTGGCCGGCCAGCATGGCGTGGTCGACCGGCACCTGGGCCACCCGGTAGCCGGCCAGGTCGGCCGGGCCGAGCGTGCCGCCGGCCTCGCGGACCGTCGAGACCAGCAGCTCGGCGTACTCCCCGGTGTAGAACACCCCGGGACCGACCGTCGCCAGCGCGTCCATCGCGGTCGCCAGGCCCTGGTGGAAGAGCAGCTCGTCGCTCTCCAGCAGGCGCCCGTGCGGCTGGTAGGAGGCCGCGCCGTCGCCGTAGGCCAGCGCCGGCGCGCACGACTTCAGGGTGTTGGCGTGCGCGGCCGGCAGCAGCACCCCGGTCCGGGCCAGGCCGGCCGCCGGGGCCACCACTTCGGACCAGGGCAGCCGGCCCCAGCGCCGGTGCACCTCGCCGAGCCCGGCCGGCACCCCGGGCACGGCCACGCTGGCCCCGCCGATCGAATAGATCTGTGGCAGGCCGCCGAAGAACACGTCGACCGCGACCATCGGCTCCGGTTTCCGGTCGCCGTCCAGGCCCGGCACCGCCACGAAGAAGTCCAGGCAGGTGACCTCGCCGGTACGCGCGTCGAAGTAGGTGGCGAACCCGCCGCCACCCAGCCCGGTGTAGATCGTCTCGGCGACGCAGCAGGCCAGGACGGCGGCGACCGCCGCGTCGGCGGCGGTTCCGCCCGCCTCGAGAATCCGCACTCCGGTGCGGGTGG encodes:
- a CDS encoding gamma-glutamyltransferase, with translation MGSVAAGVAASHPATTRTGVRILEAGGTAADAAVAAVLACCVAETIYTGLGGGGFATYFDARTGEVTCLDFFVAVPGLDGDRKPEPMVAVDVFFGGLPQIYSIGGASVAVPGVPAGLGEVHRRWGRLPWSEVVAPAAGLARTGVLLPAAHANTLKSCAPALAYGDGAASYQPHGRLLESDELLFHQGLATAMDALATVGPGVFYTGEYAELLVSTVREAGGTLGPADLAGYRVAQVPVDHAMLAGHRVCARHDLNRTVDTIGGLPADLSRPGRAPGVATALRNRGVQRLGDTTNVSVVDPEGNACVITTTLGLGAGVWLPGLGINLNSMLGEGELLTEELVPGRRMSSYMCPLVVIGPDGTLTVAAGSAGASRIRTALLDTLLGVLVDDLGVAEAIARPRFHAVEDTIHAEHGCPPAELAALRAAGWQVVEWPDLNHYFGGVTAVGQAGAAGDPRRGGVGLLL